A stretch of the Natribaculum luteum genome encodes the following:
- a CDS encoding metallophosphoesterase family protein — MIYIVSDLHLGHDNIIEYCDRPFESTSEMNQTLVENWNDVVEPDDKVLFLGDLVPFEDRPHVVQGWLDKLDGSITFVVGNHDETVPIETHEYLEYEVNDYSLYLTHYPSDIPDDWGGWGIYGHHHNNHEDEFPFFDPDARRINVSVELLGFEPIPVTELFRYIKRGEHLLVRPGADPDRALQSER, encoded by the coding sequence ATGATCTACATCGTCTCCGACCTGCATCTCGGTCACGACAACATCATCGAGTACTGCGATCGACCCTTCGAGTCGACCAGCGAGATGAACCAGACACTCGTCGAGAACTGGAACGACGTCGTCGAGCCGGACGACAAAGTGCTCTTCCTGGGCGATCTCGTACCGTTCGAGGATCGTCCGCACGTGGTTCAGGGCTGGCTCGATAAGCTCGACGGGTCGATCACGTTTGTGGTCGGCAACCACGACGAAACAGTCCCGATCGAGACCCACGAGTACCTGGAGTACGAAGTCAACGATTACAGCCTGTACCTCACGCACTATCCGAGTGACATCCCCGACGACTGGGGCGGCTGGGGGATCTACGGCCATCACCACAACAACCACGAAGATGAGTTTCCGTTCTTCGATCCCGATGCCAGGCGGATCAACGTCTCGGTCGAACTCCTGGGGTTCGAGCCGATTCCTGTCACCGAACTCTTCCGGTACATAAAGCGCGGTGAACACCTCCTGGTTCGACCGGGTGCCGACCCGGACCGAGCCCTCCAGTCCGAGCGTTGA
- a CDS encoding poly-gamma-glutamate hydrolase family protein, with translation MPEVPLRTTRDQSLDPRSKYKDRCRLSRHLADELDLSAGSHVRVDEGPYSTYYRVQEIDDAPAAPIVVHEDHLDRFGIDGETTVELSTTIPQESRTEARKGGGLAETLLDDGSQDRILLTAPHGGAVERGTDEMAERTYELLERAGVSASLWMLHGHNPPGDSDVTAHRRWHVGKLADGIDGYPGLRRIADREFDLVVGFHRSGYDQIEVGGRIGDATRERVAERLRERTGRNVWTDLDRLRLPGTHPRISTNYLSKDGERGLHLECTPGTCDRYAEQAAQAVVDGIRPHFG, from the coding sequence ATGCCTGAGGTACCGCTCAGAACGACTCGAGACCAATCGCTCGACCCGCGCAGCAAGTACAAAGACCGCTGTCGACTCTCGCGACACCTGGCCGACGAGCTCGATCTTTCGGCGGGAAGCCATGTCAGAGTCGACGAAGGGCCGTATTCGACGTACTATCGAGTCCAGGAGATCGACGACGCTCCAGCCGCGCCGATCGTCGTTCACGAGGACCACCTCGACCGATTCGGGATCGACGGCGAGACCACGGTCGAACTCTCGACGACGATCCCACAGGAGTCCCGGACCGAAGCCAGGAAAGGCGGCGGACTGGCAGAGACGCTGCTCGACGACGGATCCCAGGACCGAATCCTGTTGACTGCACCCCACGGCGGCGCAGTCGAACGAGGGACTGACGAGATGGCCGAACGCACCTACGAACTGCTCGAGCGCGCCGGCGTGTCGGCATCGCTGTGGATGCTTCACGGGCACAATCCGCCGGGCGACAGCGACGTGACGGCCCACAGACGGTGGCACGTCGGGAAGCTCGCCGACGGGATCGACGGCTATCCCGGACTGCGACGGATCGCCGACCGGGAGTTCGACCTCGTCGTCGGCTTCCACCGCTCCGGGTACGATCAGATCGAGGTGGGCGGCCGGATCGGCGATGCGACGAGAGAACGGGTCGCCGAGCGGTTGCGCGAGCGGACAGGGCGGAACGTCTGGACCGATCTGGACCGGCTCCGACTCCCCGGGACGCACCCGCGAATCTCGACGAATTACCTGTCGAAAGACGGCGAGCGGGGACTCCACCTCGAGTGTACGCCAGGGACGTGTGACCGGTATGCAGAACAGGCCGCACAGGCGGTCGTCGACGGGATTCGACCCCACTTCGGCTGA